Proteins from one Methanobacterium alcaliphilum genomic window:
- a CDS encoding DUF5518 domain-containing protein, producing VFGLVLGFVLPGLAGIISIVVASLIAGYMVKGHVMNGAIHGAFIGAVIGIINILIVFFKTGQLHSNILMILLIALIGDISLGIIGGTVGTLISTSKEKKT from the coding sequence GTCTTTGGATTAGTATTAGGATTTGTCTTACCAGGATTAGCAGGAATAATATCCATTGTTGTAGCCTCATTAATCGCAGGTTACATGGTAAAAGGACACGTGATGAATGGAGCCATTCACGGAGCATTCATAGGAGCCGTTATAGGAATAATCAATATTTTAATCGTCTTCTTTAAGACAGGACAGCTGCATAGCAACATACTCATGATCTTATTAATTGCATTAATAGGAGATATAAGCCTGGGAATAATAGGCGGAACTGTAGGAACACTCATTAGCACATCTAAAGAAAAAAAGACCTGA